A region from the Hydra vulgaris chromosome 08, alternate assembly HydraT2T_AEP genome encodes:
- the LOC136082966 gene encoding uncharacterized protein LOC136082966, translating into MTHWMVKVKRAHVLWTDESPIELYPAPNRQNQRVRTATPESIPYVRRPKFGLKIMIAGGISRYGKIDLVVVEQNKTVDGKYYRDIILPVYKRAADDKTIFPVRNKVILMQDGATCHTARPTMNVINRDFPAVWTDWPGNSPDLNVIEHIWSRLQDSVLHNPRPRNR; encoded by the coding sequence ATGACTCACTGGATGGTAAAAGTGAAACGAGCTCACGTATTGTGGACTGATGAGAGTCCAATTGAATTATATCCGGCTCCAAACCGTCAAAATCAAAGAGTACGCACAGCAACACCAGAGTCAATACCTTATGTTCGACGTCCGAAATTCGGTCTCAAGATTATGATAGCCGGCGGCATTTCTCGATATGGCAAAATTGATCTGGTTGTTGTTGAGCAAAATAAAACTGTTGATGGAAAATATTACCGTGATATTATTCTACCTGTGTACAAACGTGCAGCTGATGATAAGACCATCTTTCCTGTGAGAAATAAAGTTATTCTGATGCAAGATGGAGCAACTTGCCACACGGCAAGACCAACAATGAATGTGATCAACAGAGACTTTCCAGCAGTGTGGACCGACTGGCCTGGCAACTCGCCCGACTTAAATGTCATCGAACATATTTGGTCAAGACTCCAGGACAGTGTTTTACACAATCCTCGACCTCGTAATCGTTAA